From one Coffea eugenioides isolate CCC68of chromosome 11, Ceug_1.0, whole genome shotgun sequence genomic stretch:
- the LOC113753651 gene encoding 3-isopropylmalate dehydrogenase 2, chloroplastic-like, with protein sequence MAATLQINVKPLNHQLQLNSKPCSRHCSRWATIRCAAATTPSTRRYTITLLPGDGIGPEVISVAKTALQLAGSLEGIDFGFKEMPMGGAALDLTGVPLPEETLSTAQQSDAVLLGAIGGYKWDNNEKHLKPETGLLQLRKGLKVFANLRPATVLPMLVEASTLKKEVAEGVDVMVVRELTGGIYFGQPRGFSTNDIGEEIGFNTEVYSAPEIDRIARIAFETARKRHGKLCSVDKANVLEASMLWRKRITALASEYPDIELSHMYVDNAAMQLVRNPKQFDTIVTNNIFGDILSDEASMITGSIGMLPSASLGESGPGLFEPIHGSAPDIAGQDKANPLATVLSAAMLLKYGLGEEKAAQRIEDAVLDALNKGFRTGDIHSAGYKLVGCKEMGEEVLKSIEHKIPAAV encoded by the exons ATGGCGGCAACCCTGCAAATCAACGTGAAGCCCCTAAACCACCAACTTCAATTGAACTCCAAACCCTGTTCCAGACACTGCTCCAGATGGGCCACAATCCGCTGTGCCGCTGCCACTACCCCATCCACCAGACGGTACACTATCACTCTCCTTCCTGGCGACGGAATTGGCCCAGAAGTCATCTCCGTCGCCAAGACCGCTCTCCAACTTGCCGGCTCTCTTGAAG GGATTGATTTTGGGTTCAAGGAGATGCCAATGGGTGGGGCAGCCTTGGATTTGACAGGAGTGCCATTGCCAGAAGAGACTCTTTCTACTGCACAGCAATCTGATGCTGTTCTTCTTGGAGCTATTGGAGG GTATAAATGGGATAATAATGAGAAACATTTGAAGCCAGAAACTGGATTGCTTCAGCTTCGAAAAGGGCTTAAGGTCTTTGCTAATTTGAGGCCAGCTACTGTTCTGCCAATG TTAGTAGAAGCTTCAACTTTGAAGAAAGAAGTTGCTGAAGGTGTAGACGTAATGGTTGTAAGGGAACTTACAGGAG GTATTTATTTTGGGCAACCAAGGGGCTTTAGCACAAATGATATTGGTGAAGAAATTGGGTTCAACACTGAGGTGTATTCTGCTCCTGAG ATTGATCGCATTGCTCGTATTGCATTTGAAACGGCACGGAAACGTCATGGAAAACTCTGTTCTGTTGATAAAGCAAATGTTTTGGAG GCATCAATGCTCTGGAGGAAGAGAATTACAGCTTTAGCCTCTGAGTACCCTGATATTGAACTCTCACACATGTATGTTGACAATGCTGCTATGCAGCTTGTTCGCAATCCGAAGCAG TTCGACACAATTGTGACAAATAACATATTTGGTGATATCCTATCTGATGAGGCCTCAATGATAACTGGAAGTATTGGGATGCTTCCATCTGCTAGCCTTGGGGAATCG GGACCTGGATTATTTGAGCCTATACATGGTTCTGCTCCTGATATAGCTGGACAG GACAAAGCAAACCCATTGGCAACAGTTTTGAGTGCTGCTATGCTTCTGAAGTATGGCTTAGGAGAGGAGAAGGCtgcccaaagaattgaggatgctGTACTTGATGCCTTAAACAAAGGATTCCGTACTGGTGATATACACTCAGCTGGATAT AAATTGGTAGGATGCAAGGAGATGGGTGAAGAAGTATTGAAGTCAATAGAACATAAGATACCTGCAGCTGTTTGA
- the LOC113753360 gene encoding BRCA1-associated protein isoform X1 — protein MEHDDLTQAFYFSSGNPRIEETRGVMHLFRDEVGSSSSILPVERKPLLCVLGVPNHMTYADFCQFCGSFIHHMLEMRIVRNDGMEDNYSVLIRFDDQSSADNFYKHFNGRCFSSLEVEICRVLFTVDVQFTGSIEHAQASAVSNMEQPSCPVCLERLDQDMGGILTTICNHSFHCSCISKWTDSSCPVCRFCQQQPEKSSCFVCQTSENLWMCVICGYIGCGRYREGHAIRHWKETEHCYSLELETRRVWDYAGDNYVHRLIQSKTDGKLVALNHRCAQANDGCGTCECGLEPGFGDALLNSKVEAIVNEYNELLTTQLENQKMYFESLLENIEQETEQGISKAVEQAISQNPKLLKLQAKLDKLVEEKKFLDDINDNLLKNLEIWERKIAEIEERDKKALNLKDKRIKDLQEELSSLITCLEIGNAAEPSPTSNHV, from the exons ATGGAACACGATGATCTGACGCAAGCCTTCTATTTCTCTTCCGGTAACCCTAGAATTGAAGAAACAAGGGGTGTCATGCATCTATTCCGTGACGAGGTCGGTTCATCGAGCTCTATTCTTCCT GTTGAAAGAAAGCCTCTACTTTGTGTTCTTGGGGTGCCAAATCACATGACATATGCAGACTTTTGTCAATTTTGTGGTTCATTCATTCACCATATGTTGGAAATGCGAATTGTCAG AAATGATGGCATGGAGGACAACTACAGTGTTTTGATTAGGTTTGATGATCAGAGCTCAGCAGACAATTTTTACAAACATTTTAATGGAAGATGTTTTTCATCTCTTGAG GTCGAGATATGCCGCGTACTATTCACAGTCGATGTGCAGTTCACTGGTTCAATTGAGCATGCACAGGCTTCTGCTGTTAGCAATATGGAACAGCCTTCATGTCCAGTGTGCCTTG AGAGATTGGACCAGGACATGGGTGGAATTCTCACAACTATTTGTAATCACTCTTTCCATTGCTCATGTATCTCTAAGTGGACCGATTCTTCGTGTCCG GTTTGCCGATTTTGCCAGCAGCAACCTGAGAAATCAAGCTGTTTTGTCTGTCAAACTTCAGAAAATCTTTGGATGTGTGTAATTTGTGGTTATATTGGTTGTGGGAG GTATAGAGAAGGGCATGCTATAAGACACTGGAAAGAGACAGAACACTGCTATTCCCTTGAATTGGAAACACGTCGTGTCTGGGACTATGCTGGAGATAATTATGTTCACCGGTTAATTCAATCTAAAACTGATGGCAAGTTAGTTGCATTGAACCACCGTTGTGCTCAGGCTAATGATGGATGTGGTACCTGTGAATGTGGTTTGGAACCTGGATTTGGTGATGCTCTATTGAACAGTAAAGTCGAAGCT ATTGTGAACGAATACAATGAGCTCCTTACTACACAACTGGAGAACCAGAAAATG TATTTTGAGTCTCTACTTGAAAATATTGAACAAGAGACTGAACAAGGGATCTCTAAGGCTGTTGAACAAGCCATCAGCCAAAACCCAAAGTTGCTCAAGCTGCAAGCTAAGCTGGACAAACTTGTTGAAGAGAAGAAATTCCTCGATGAT ATCAATGATAATCTTTTGAAGAACCTGGAGATATGGGAAAGGAAGATTGCAGAAATCGAAGAAAG GGATAAGAAGGCTTTGAATTTGAAGGATAAGAGGATAAAAGATTTGCAGGAAGAG TTGAGCAGTTTGATCACATGCTTAGAAATTGGGAATGCAGCGGAACCTTCACCAACTTCAAATCATGTATAG
- the LOC113753360 gene encoding BRCA1-associated protein isoform X2, protein MEHDDLTQAFYFSSGNPRIEETRGVMHLFRDEVERKPLLCVLGVPNHMTYADFCQFCGSFIHHMLEMRIVRNDGMEDNYSVLIRFDDQSSADNFYKHFNGRCFSSLEVEICRVLFTVDVQFTGSIEHAQASAVSNMEQPSCPVCLERLDQDMGGILTTICNHSFHCSCISKWTDSSCPVCRFCQQQPEKSSCFVCQTSENLWMCVICGYIGCGRYREGHAIRHWKETEHCYSLELETRRVWDYAGDNYVHRLIQSKTDGKLVALNHRCAQANDGCGTCECGLEPGFGDALLNSKVEAIVNEYNELLTTQLENQKMYFESLLENIEQETEQGISKAVEQAISQNPKLLKLQAKLDKLVEEKKFLDDINDNLLKNLEIWERKIAEIEERDKKALNLKDKRIKDLQEELSSLITCLEIGNAAEPSPTSNHV, encoded by the exons ATGGAACACGATGATCTGACGCAAGCCTTCTATTTCTCTTCCGGTAACCCTAGAATTGAAGAAACAAGGGGTGTCATGCATCTATTCCGTGACGAG GTTGAAAGAAAGCCTCTACTTTGTGTTCTTGGGGTGCCAAATCACATGACATATGCAGACTTTTGTCAATTTTGTGGTTCATTCATTCACCATATGTTGGAAATGCGAATTGTCAG AAATGATGGCATGGAGGACAACTACAGTGTTTTGATTAGGTTTGATGATCAGAGCTCAGCAGACAATTTTTACAAACATTTTAATGGAAGATGTTTTTCATCTCTTGAG GTCGAGATATGCCGCGTACTATTCACAGTCGATGTGCAGTTCACTGGTTCAATTGAGCATGCACAGGCTTCTGCTGTTAGCAATATGGAACAGCCTTCATGTCCAGTGTGCCTTG AGAGATTGGACCAGGACATGGGTGGAATTCTCACAACTATTTGTAATCACTCTTTCCATTGCTCATGTATCTCTAAGTGGACCGATTCTTCGTGTCCG GTTTGCCGATTTTGCCAGCAGCAACCTGAGAAATCAAGCTGTTTTGTCTGTCAAACTTCAGAAAATCTTTGGATGTGTGTAATTTGTGGTTATATTGGTTGTGGGAG GTATAGAGAAGGGCATGCTATAAGACACTGGAAAGAGACAGAACACTGCTATTCCCTTGAATTGGAAACACGTCGTGTCTGGGACTATGCTGGAGATAATTATGTTCACCGGTTAATTCAATCTAAAACTGATGGCAAGTTAGTTGCATTGAACCACCGTTGTGCTCAGGCTAATGATGGATGTGGTACCTGTGAATGTGGTTTGGAACCTGGATTTGGTGATGCTCTATTGAACAGTAAAGTCGAAGCT ATTGTGAACGAATACAATGAGCTCCTTACTACACAACTGGAGAACCAGAAAATG TATTTTGAGTCTCTACTTGAAAATATTGAACAAGAGACTGAACAAGGGATCTCTAAGGCTGTTGAACAAGCCATCAGCCAAAACCCAAAGTTGCTCAAGCTGCAAGCTAAGCTGGACAAACTTGTTGAAGAGAAGAAATTCCTCGATGAT ATCAATGATAATCTTTTGAAGAACCTGGAGATATGGGAAAGGAAGATTGCAGAAATCGAAGAAAG GGATAAGAAGGCTTTGAATTTGAAGGATAAGAGGATAAAAGATTTGCAGGAAGAG TTGAGCAGTTTGATCACATGCTTAGAAATTGGGAATGCAGCGGAACCTTCACCAACTTCAAATCATGTATAG